The Panicum virgatum strain AP13 chromosome 5K, P.virgatum_v5, whole genome shotgun sequence genome has a window encoding:
- the LOC120707946 gene encoding respiratory burst oxidase homolog protein A-like, protein MRGGAAPAAAGAGHHQRWSASAGTTPRSLSTGSSPRGSDRSSDDGEELVEVTLDLQEDDTIILRSVEPAAAAAGASRLPLGARGDHAGGGGASSSSRSRSPSIRRTSSHRLLQFSQELKAEAMSIARQFSQDLTKRFGRTHSRAESQGQQPTSGIESALAARAARRQRAQLDRTRSGAHKALRGLRFISSNKANNAWMEVQANFDRLACDGFLSRADFAECIGMTESREFALELFDTLSRRRQMQVDKINKEELREIWQQITDNSFDSRLQIFFDMVDKNADGRIGEEEVKEIIMLSASANKLSRLKEQAEEYAALIMEELDPEGLGYIELWQLETLLLQKDTYMNYSQALSYTSQALSQNLAGLRTKSPIRKLRTTLSYYLEDNWKRLWVLALWIGIMAGLFTWKFMQYRNRYVFNVMGYCVTTAKGAAETLKLNMAIILLPVCRNTITWLRNTRAARALPFDDNINFHKTIAAAIVVGIILHAGNHLVCDFPRLIKSSNEKYAPLGQYFGETKPSYFALVKGVEGITGVIMVICMVIAFTLATRWFRRSLVKLPKPFDKLTGFNAFWYSHHLFIIVYLALIVHGQCLYLIHVWYRKTTWMYLAVPVCLYVGERVLRFFRSGSYSVRLLKVAIYPGNVLTLQMSKPPAFRYKSGQYMFVQCPAVSPFEWHPFSITSAPGDDYLSIHVRQLGDWTRELKRVFAAACEPPVGGKSGLLRADETTKKTLPKLLIDGPYGSPAQDYSKYDVLLLVGLGIGATPFISILKDLLNNIIKMEEDEDASTDLYPPVGPNKPHIDLGTLMTVTSKPKRVLRTTNAYFYWVTREQGSFDWFKGVMNEIAELDQRNIIEMHNYLTSVYEEGDARSVLITMLQALNHAKNGVDIVSGTKVRTHFARPNWKKVLSKIASKHPYAKIGVFYCGAPVLAQELNKLCHEFNGKSTTKFEFHKEHF, encoded by the exons AtgaggggcggcgccgcccccgccgcggcgggcgcgggccaCCACCAGCGATGGAGCGCCTCGGCGGGGACGACGCCGCGGTCGCTCAGCACGGGCTCCTCGCCGCGGGGCTCCGACCGCAGCTCCGACGACGGGGAGGAGCTGGTCGAGGTCACGCTCGACCTGCAGGAGGACGACACCATTATCCTGCGGAGCGTcgagccggccgcggcggcggccggggcgtccAGGCTGCCGCTGGGCGCGCGCGGGGAccatgcgggcggcggcggcgcgtcgtcgtcctcgcgcTCGCGGTCGCCGTCGATCAGGCGGACCTCGTCGCACCGGCTGCTACAGTTCTCGCAGGAGCTCAAGGCGGAGGCCATGTCCATCGCGCGCCAGTTCTCGCAGGACCTCACCAAGCGCTTCGGCCGCACCCACAGCCGCGCCGAAAGCCAGGGGCAGCAGCCGACGTCCGGCATCGAGTCTGCCCTCGCCGCACGGGCCGCGAGGCGGCAGCGCGCGCAGCTCGACCGCACGCGCTCCGGCGCGCACAAGGCGCTCCGCGGCCTCCGCTTCATCAGCAGCAACAAGGCCAACAACGCATGGATGGAGGTGCAGGCCAACTTCGACCGCCTCGCCTGCGACGGCTTCCTCTCCCGCGCCGACTTCGCGGAATGCATAG GGATGACGGAATCGAGGGAGTTCGCGCTCGAgctgttcgacacattgagccggcggcggcagatgcAGGTCGACAAAATCAACAAGGAAGAGCTGCGCGAGATCTGGCAGCAGATCACGGATAACAGCTTCGACTCCCGCCTCCAGATCTTTTTTGACAT GGTGGATAAGAACGCGGACGGTCGGATCGGAGAGGAGGAGGTGAAAGAG ATTATCATGTTAAGCGCATCTGCCAACAAGTTGTCCAGGCTTAAGGAACAAGCTGAAGAGTACGCTGCCCTGATCATGGAAGAGCTTGATCCCGAAGGACTTGGCTACATTGAG CTGTGGCAATTGGAGACACTTCTTTTGCAGAAGGATACCTACATGAACTACAGTCAGGCGCTAAGTTACACAAGCCAAGCGCTAAGCCAGAACCTAGCAGGCTTAAGGACAAAGAGTCCAATTCGCAAATTAAGAACCACATTGAGTTACTACTTGGAGGATAATTGGAAACGCCTGTGGGTGCTTGCATTGTGGATTGGGATAATGGCCGGACTGTTCACTTGGAAGTTCATGCAGTATCGCAACAGGTATGTGTTTAATGTGATGGGCTACTGCGTGACAACTGCAAAAGGTGCTGCTGAAACCCTGAAGCTGAACATGGCAATTATCCTCCTACCAGTCTGCCGCAACACCATTACTTGGTTGAGAAATACAAGGGCTGCACGGGCATTACCATTTGATGATAATATAAATTTCCACAAG ACTATTGCAGCGGCAATTGTTGTTGGTATAATCCTCCACGCAGGGAACCATCTTGTATGTGATTTTCCACGGCTTATAAAGTCGTCAAATGAGAAGTATGCTCCTCTGGGCCAGTATTTTGGGGAAACAAAGCCATCATATTTTGCATTGGTCAAAGGAGTGGAGGGCATCACCGGTGTAATTATGGTTATCTGCATGGTTATAGCTTTCACTTTAGCAACACGGTGGTTCCGCCGAAGCTTGGTGAAGCTTCCAAAACCATTTGACAAACTGACTGGCTTTAATGCCTTCTGGTACTCTCATCACTTGTTCATTATTGTGTATCTGGCGCTCATTGTTCATGGCCAGTGCCTGTACCTCATTCATGTCTGGTACAGAAAAACG ACATGGATGTATCTGGCGGTGcctgtttgcttgtatgtaggGGAGAGGGTGCTGAGGTTCTTCAGGTCTGGCAGTTATTCTGTCAGGTTATTGAAG GTGGCCATATATCCTGGTAATGTCTTGACACTGCAAATGTCCAAGCCTCCTGCTTTCCGGTACAAGAGTGGGCAATATATGTTTGTTCAATGTCCAGCAGTGTCACCCTTTGAATG GCATCCTTTCTCAATTACTTCAGCGCCCGGAGATGATTATCTCAGCATTCACGTTAGACAACTTGGTGACTGGACACGAGAGCTCAAGAGGGTATTTGCAGCAGCTTGCGAACCCCCAGTGGGTGGTAAAAGTGGCCTTCTTAGAGCAGACGAGACAACCAAGAAAAC CTTACCAAAGCTTCTGATTGATGGACCTTATGGCTCTCCTGCTCAGGATTACAGCAAGTATGATGTTCTTCTACTTGTTGGATTAGGAATTGGTGCAACTCCTTTTATCAGCATATTGAAAGATCTGCTTAACAATATCATCAAAATGGAGGAAGATGAG GATGCTTCCACTGATCTTTATCCACCAGTTGGTCCAAATAAGCCGCACATTGATCTGGGCACACTTATGACAGTTACCTCAAAACCAAAGAGGGTTCTCAGGACCACAAATGCTTACTTTTATTGGGTTACGCGTGAGCAAGGTTCTTTCGATTGGTTCAAAGGAGTCATGAATGAGATTGCTGAATTGGACCAAAGG AATATCATTGAGATGCACAACTACCTCACGAGTGTTTATGAGGAAGGGGATGCTCGGTCAGTGCTCATCACCATGCTTCAAGCTCTGAACCATGCCAAGAATGGTGTTGACATTGTCTCTGGAACTAAA GTCCGGACACACTTTGCAAGACCAAATTGGAAAAAGGTCCTATCTAAAATTGCCTCCAAGCATCCATATGCCAAGATAG GTGTATTCTACTGTGGAGCTCCAGTTCTTGCACAAGAACTAAACAAACTGTGCCATGAATTCAATGGGAAAAGCACAACAAAATTCGAGTTCCACAAGGAGCATTTCTAA